Proteins encoded within one genomic window of Triticum aestivum cultivar Chinese Spring chromosome 2D, IWGSC CS RefSeq v2.1, whole genome shotgun sequence:
- the LOC123050561 gene encoding cytochrome P450 89A2 — protein sequence MQPQPHTPSIGGGRRRHHRGRLHPSGPGRLTQRRHLSRPLHRLRDHRSGFAPTHRSAEAACQHNTGEAVTADQRLRIDSHGRHAARCGTGTRARRAADRPTMEAAVAYLLLLPLATCAMLLPLLLLLPALRPSKASRLPLPPSPPAVPVLGPLLWLWRARSRLEPAIRELHRRHGPVLSLGFLSPRPAVFVSGRRVAHRALVQRGHAFASRPPAIAPFVVLTSAQRTVSSAPYGPLWRSLRRNLTSGVLHPARVAGLFAPARRWALAILASDLEDESSRSEGGVVTAVECLQFAMFSLLTYMCFGSKLPAGRVRQIEAVQRELFSSYIGFQVFAFCPALTTRLFRRRWRKVLSIRSKQEELFLPLITARRERSVLTANGDDGSLAHCYVDTLLAHRLPKEEEDGGERALTDAEMVSLCTEFLTASVDTTVTALQWIMANLVRQPEIQARLQDEIDAAITDDHDAVAEEDLSSMRYLKAVVLEGLRRHPPAHFLLSHAAPTEASLDGLRVPAATSVNFSVADVSLDEEVWGQPEEFRPERFLDGGEGAGVDLTGSREIRMMPFGAGRRICPGLGLAMLHLEFFVANLVRRFEWSAAEDGGGVDLAERPEFTVTMERPLRARVAPRRPRELFTQNHHTWGQAKPTSGACLSG from the exons ATGCAACCGCAACCGCACACTCCATCTATCGGCGGCGGTCGGCGTCGGCACCACCGTGGCCGACTCCATCCATCTGGCCCCGGCCGCTTAACCCAGCGCCGCCACCTGTCCCGTCCCCTGCACCGCCTGCGAGATCACCGCAGTGGATTCGCGCCAACGCACCGGTCAGCAGAAGCGGCGTGCCAACACAACACCGGTGAGGCGGTCACCGCTGATCAGCGGCTACGTATAGATAGCCATGGCAGGCACGCAGCTCGTTGCGGCACCGGCACCCGTGCTAGGAGAGCAGCTGATCGACCAACAATGGAGGCCGCCGTCGcgtacctcctcctcctcccgctcgccacctgcgcCATGCTCCTCCCACTCCTCCTGCTGCTCCCGGCCCTTCGGCCGTCCAAGGCCAGCCGCCTCCCGCTGCCCCCGTCCCCGCCGGCCGTCCCGGTGCTCGGCCCGCTGCTCTGGCTCTGGCGCGCGCGCTCCCGCCTCGAGCCGGCCATCCGCGAACTGCACCGCCGCCACGGGCCAGTCCTCTCCCTCGGCTTCCTCTCCCCGCGCCCCGCCGTCTTCGTCTCCGGCCGCCGCGTCGCCCACCGCGCGCTCGTCCAGCGCGGACACGCATTCGCCAGCCGCCCGCCCGCCATCGCGCCCTTCGTCGTCCTCACTTCCGCCCAGCGCACTGTCAGCTCCGCGCCCTACGGCCCGCTCTGGCGCTCTCTCAGGCGGAACCTCACCTCCGGCGTCCTCCACCCCGCACGCGTCGCAGGCCTTTTCGCGCCCGCGCGGCGCTGGGCGCTCGCGATCCTCGCCTCCGACCTCGAGGACGAGTCGTCCCGGAGCGAGGGAGGCGTGGTGACCGCCGTCGAGTGCCTCCAGTTCGCAATGTTCTCGCTGCTCACGTACATGTGCTTCGGAAGCAAGCTGCCGGCCGGCCGCGTACGGCAGATCGAGGCCGTGCAGAGGGAGCTCTTCTCCTCCTACATCGGCTTCCAGGTCTTCGCCTTCTGCCCGGCGCTCACCACGAGGCTATTCCGGCGCCGGTGGCGGAAGGTGCTGTCCATCCGCAGTAAGCAGGAGGAGCTGTTCCTGCCACTGATCACAGCAAGAAGAGAACGGAGCGTGCTGACGGCTAACGGCGACGACGGCAGCCTGGCGCACTGCTACGTCGACACGCTcctcgcgcaccggctccccaaggaggaagaggatggCGGCGAGCGCGCGCTGACCGACGCCGAGATGGTGAGCCTATGCACGGAGTTCCTCACCGCCAGCGTCGACACCACGGTGACCGCACTGCAGTGGATCATGGCGAACCTGGTCCGGCAACCGGAGATCCAGGCGAGGCTACAGGACGAGATCGACGCGGCGATCACCGACGACCATGACGCCGTCGCGGAGGAGGACCTCTCGAGCATGCGCTACCTGAAGGCGGTTGTCCTGGAGGGGCTGCGGCGACACCCGCCGGCGCACTTCCTGCTGTCGCACGCGGCGCCGACGGAGGCGTCGCTGGACGGGCTCCGCGTGCCGGCGGCCACGTCGGTGAACTTTTCGGTGGCGGACGTGTCACTTGACGAGGAGGTATGGGGCCAGCCAGAGGAGTTCAGGCCGGAGCGGTTCCTGGACGGCGGGGAGGGCGCCGGGGTGGACCTGACGGGGAGCCGGGAGATCAGGATGATGCCGTTCGGGGCCGGCCGGAGGATCTGCCCCGGCCTCGGGCTGGCGATGCTGCACCTGGAGTTCTTCGTGGCCAACCTGGTGAGGCGGTTCGAGTGGTCTGctgcggaggacggcggcggcgtcgaCCTCGCCGAGAGGCCGGAGTTCACGGTGACCATGGAGCGGCCGCTGCGCGCGCGCGTGGCGCCCAGACGCCCCCgggagttatttacccaaaaccatcaCACTTGGGGCCAGG CGAAACCGAcaagtggggcctgcctgtcgggCTGA